One window of the Trifolium pratense cultivar HEN17-A07 linkage group LG2, ARS_RC_1.1, whole genome shotgun sequence genome contains the following:
- the LOC123908418 gene encoding 14-3-3-like protein GF14 iota — protein MSTEKERETQVYMAKLAEQAERYEEMVECMKTVAKLDVELTVEERNLLSVGYKNVIGARRASWRIMSSIEQKEEGKGNENNVKLIKSYCQKVEEELSKICSDILTIIDQHLIPSSTTGEATVFYYKMKGDYYRYLAEFKSEQDRKEAAEQSLKAYEAASASASTDLPSTHPIRLGLALNFSVFYYEILNSPERACHLAKQAFDEAIADLDTLSEESYKDSTLIMQLLRDNLTLWTSDLPEDGGEEVKTEEAKPVEPEH, from the exons ATGTCGAcggagaaagagagagagactCAGGTTTACATGGCCAAGCTTGCTGAGCAAGCAGAGAGATATGAAG AAATGGTTGAGTGCATGAAGACCGTAGCGAAACTTGATGTTGAACTAACTGTGGAAGAGAGGAATCTCCTCTCAGTGGGATATAAAAATGTCATTGGTGCACGGAGAGCTTCTTGGAGAATTATGTCTTCAATTGAACAGAAAGAAGAGGGTAAGGGAAATGAGAACAATGTGAAACTGATCAAGAGTTATTGCCAAAAGGTTGAGGAGGAACTGTCCAAAATTTGCAGCGACATTCTCACAATTATTGACCAACATCTCATTCCTTCTTCCACCACAGGAGAAGCTACTGTTTTCTACTATAAGAT GAAAGGTGACTATTATCGATATCTTGCTGAGTTTAAGAGCGAACAAGATAGGAAGGAGGCAGCTGAGCAGTCACTGAAGGCATATGAG GCTGCTTCCGCATCTGCAAGCACGGATCTTCCATCAACACATCCAATCCGTCTTGGACTTGCACTCAACTTCTCTGTTTTCTACTATGAGATACTGAACTCTCCTGAAAG GGCCTGTCATTTGGCTAAACAAGCTTTCGACGAGGCAATTGCGGATTTAGATACCTTGAGTGAAGAGTCATACAAGGACAGTACTTTGATCATGCAATTGTTGAGAGACAACCTTACACTTTGGACCTCCGATTTACCTGAGGATGGAG GTGAAGAAGTCAAAACAGAAGAAGCCAAACCTGTTGAACCAGAG CACTGA